GTTTATCCACCATCGCATCATCCTTCTCCAAGGTCTTGATGAGCATACGATGCTGGATAGTTTCCTGCAGCACACTCTGCACCTTACTGTCTGAATCACGCACCTGGCGGGTCAGTTGGCGCATCTTTCCCACATAGATTTTGGAGAAAGCCAAGAAAATCGGAATCATGATGACGATAACGATAGAGAGCACCTTGTCCATCGAGAAAAGATAGAAGAAGGCACCGAGAAACATCGCTAATACACCCAGCGTATTCGGGATGGTCTCCGTCAGGAAATTCACCACATTGCTCACGTCCGTCTCCAGTCGGTTGAGCACATCTCCCGAATGCATCTTTTCCCTACCGTGCCATTCAGAACGGAGGATACGATCGAGCATGCGCTGCTGCATACGGTTTTGCGCCTTGATGCCCAAGAGATTACGAATCCAGACGGAAGAAACATTCAGGGCGAAGTCGGCAAGAATCAGGAAGCCCATGAGAGCAACAGCCCAATAGATATCGCCTTCCACCACATGAGAAGCAACATCTATGGCACGCTTAACCGCCCAAACCTGTGCCAGACTCACTCCCACCGAGAGCAAACCCACGGAAGCATTGAGGACAGCCTGCAACTGGTTGCCCCGCCATGCCTGCCAAAGCCAAATCAGCAAGGTCTTGGCATCATACTTAAACTTTGGAACCTTGAATATCTTCATCCATCTAAGCATTTGAATTCTTCACTCTTCGTTCTTCACTCTTCACTTAAAATCATCTTTCCCTCTGGTCAGCGCCCCACATCAGTTTCTCTCTCAGCGTAGAGAAATAACGCTGGTTGCGCTGCTTCACGATTTTGATAGAATGCGCAGCTTTGCGGATGACAAGACTGGTTTCCTCCGTCATGCGCTCACTTCTACCATCGATAGCCACGAGATAATTATGGCTGCGGCTCTCGATGTCCAGTTGGATTTCAGCCGTATCATTGATTACGATAGGACGGATATTGAGACTGTGCGGAGCAACAGGAGTGAGGCAGAGACTTCCACTCTGCGGGATGATGATAGGTCCGCCATTGGAGAGATTATAGGCAGTAGAACCCGTAGGCGTGGTAACGATCAGACCATCCGCCTGATAGGTAACCAAGAATTCCCCATCCACATGAGTACGGATGGAAATCATGGAAGCATCATCACGCTTCAAAACGGCAATATCATTGAGGGCAAAAGGATTGCCTGCCAATACGCCGCCCCTCGCCTCTACCTGGATAACCGCATGTTCCTCTATCTGGCATTCCCCGGCATAGAGGCTGTCCAGTGCAGTCTCTATTTCGCTTGGCAACACATCAGCCAGGAATCCCAATCGGCCCATGTTGATACCGATGATAGGAGTTCCCTTCGCCCCCACCTTACTGGCAGCCTTGAGGAAGGTTCCGTCGCCGCCCATGGAGATGACGTAATCCACATCGAAGTTGTAATCCTCGAAGACACCCGCCACCTTCACATCCAGATGGAGGTCGCGCACGAGAAAGTCGTAATAAGCATTTTCCACATAGATCTCAGCCTTCTTCTTTTCCAGAAAAGCCAGGATAGTTTCGATGGAAACCGACTTCTTAGCCTGGTATTCATTGCCAAATATTGCAAATTTCAAATGTTGTTCTGCCATTTGTTTTGTCATTTCAATTATTATTGTTACTTTTGCAAAGGTAATAATATAAATCGAATTATTCAACAAAAAAGATAAAATTATGGCAAAGGTATATGAATTTCTTGCCAATGGCTTCGAGGAAATCGAAGGTTTGGCTCCTGTTGACATCCTCCGCAGAGGGGGCGTAGATATCAAGACGGTCAGCGTTACCGGTAGTGAATTTGTGGAAACTTCCCACGGAGTTACCATCAAGGCCGACCTCCGTTTCGAGGATGTTGAGAGTTTTGAAGATGCCGATATGCTGATGATTCCTGGTGGAATGCCGGGCAGCACCAACCTCAATGAGCATGAGGGAGTACGCCAGGCACTCATCGCCCAGCACAAGGCAGGCAAACGTGTAGGTGCCATCTGCGCAGCGCCTATGGTATTGGCCAGCACAGGCATACTCGACGGCAAGAAAGCTACCTGCTATCCTGGTTTCGAACAGTATTTCGATGCCAGCACAGAATATACAGGCACCCTCTTCCAGGAAGATGGCAATGTGATTACAGGTGAAGGTCCTGCAGCCACCCTTCCTTATGCCTACCAGATATTGAGTTATTTCGTGAGCAAGGAAACCGTGGCTGCCCTGCAGGACGGAATGATGTAT
This is a stretch of genomic DNA from Segatella hominis. It encodes these proteins:
- a CDS encoding NAD kinase, whose amino-acid sequence is MAEQHLKFAIFGNEYQAKKSVSIETILAFLEKKKAEIYVENAYYDFLVRDLHLDVKVAGVFEDYNFDVDYVISMGGDGTFLKAASKVGAKGTPIIGINMGRLGFLADVLPSEIETALDSLYAGECQIEEHAVIQVEARGGVLAGNPFALNDIAVLKRDDASMISIRTHVDGEFLVTYQADGLIVTTPTGSTAYNLSNGGPIIIPQSGSLCLTPVAPHSLNIRPIVINDTAEIQLDIESRSHNYLVAIDGRSERMTEETSLVIRKAAHSIKIVKQRNQRYFSTLREKLMWGADQRER
- a CDS encoding DJ-1 family glyoxalase III, whose translation is MAKVYEFLANGFEEIEGLAPVDILRRGGVDIKTVSVTGSEFVETSHGVTIKADLRFEDVESFEDADMLMIPGGMPGSTNLNEHEGVRQALIAQHKAGKRVGAICAAPMVLASTGILDGKKATCYPGFEQYFDASTEYTGTLFQEDGNVITGEGPAATLPYAYQILSYFVSKETVAALQDGMMYDHLMKSK